Within Carassius gibelio isolate Cgi1373 ecotype wild population from Czech Republic chromosome A16, carGib1.2-hapl.c, whole genome shotgun sequence, the genomic segment aaacacactagtaaacgggcaaagtcttggttccaaaccaacaaaattaatgttatggagtggccagcccaatctccagaccttaatccaatttagaacttgtggggtgatatcaaaaatgctgtttctgaagcaaaaccaagaaatgtgaatgaattgtggaatgttgttaaagaatcatggagtggaataacagctgagaggtgccacaagttggttgactccatgccacacagatgtcaagcagttttaaaaaactgtggtcatacaactaaatattagtttagtgattcacaggattgctaaatcccagaaaaaaaaaaatgtttgtacaaaatagttttgagtttgtacagtcaaaggtagacactgctatttttttgaacacacccctttcaactaattgcccaattgcacagccttaagagcgtgcatatcatgaatgctgggtcttgtttgttttctgacaatctactgaacctactggtaacttgtttgccacgtagcaataaaaactatactaaaaaccttgattattctggttagtcacattgtactgctattattttgaacaatactgtaaattacattttgaatgtaactttttttcaACACAACTTCATATGTATTATTCTATAATTTTTGCACACTTTTTAAACCTTGCACTGATGTTTAACCCAAGAAAACAAAATGAGCAATAAATaactaaacataaataaacataataatggtGCAAGTGTTTTTAGGGCACTAGACAAATCCACATAATAGTagttaaaacatgcaaaaaaaaaaaaaaaaaaaaagtcaaacaaattCATATTAAGAAACCGCCATAGAATTTATGCATAGATTATGCAAAATCTTTTTCCATTACTGAAATGTCAAGGACAAAGTTTGTCACCATCTTTTGTGAGTTACTCACTTTTCAAATGTGGTCATGTACTAACCTTCAGAGTTCCCATTGCTATGTGGATTCCCACATACTGTGCAACCTCTTTTTCTGTAATGAGGTTTGGCAGTTTTGATGTTTCCCTTGTGTAAACAGCAATTTCATTCCATGTGTCCAAACTAAAATACTGATTAAAGTAGTTAATGGGCTTCCAGTTGAGCTGCCTCTCTGGTTCTGTGTGCCTTGTTGGAGAGACACCCATGTTTCTGAAACTGAGAAAAAATGGCTGTTAAAGACTGCTGAGTGACAGTAATTTGGCACACCTAGAATTTTATGTTATGCCAACAAAACTCACGTTCTGCCACTTGGACCACATCTCTCTACACCACTTTGATGTACTGTACCTTTACTCTGTATACCATGGTAACAGGACATCACAATGGTTTCAGCTTCTGGTTCAGAGTGGACATTATCGGCATCATCCATGTCTGAATTCTCTGAAAGGAATTCTAAAAAGCCTTGAATTCTTTGCCGTTCAGCACTAACATCACCTACAAATACAACAGGGCACACTCTTAAATTAAGCTCATGGGACAGACTACACCTTAAAGCATTACACtacctattattttatttaccctCTTCAGATGCTGTATATAGATTTTGCATGTCCATTTGTACCGAACCTACCCTGACTTCCTCACATTCTTCAATTCCAGATGAAGTCCCTACAGGTGTTATAGTTGAGAAGTTAAAGGTGGGACAGATTAAAGATGACGTACAAAAACACTCATGTATTCAGTATGACAAGTAActcataaatatgattttttcTTATATATCTTATAAAATCCAGCATAGTCTCTCACCTGCAAGTTCCCCCAAATTCAAGAATGTCTGATCCACTTGAGGAGGCTCAACTAAATGTTCCCTCTCTTCCTCCTTAACAGGATAAAATGTGCATTGCTTGCTGCAGGACTGCAGGGGTACTACATGAGAGTCCGAAGAGGTGCCATCTCTGTTCCTATAAGTGGTCTTATCTAAAAGTGgaataaaacataagaaaaaaaaacacacaaactgaGTTTTTCCAcaaatttggggggaaaaaaaagtacataaatatatatgtgacgagtggggcggggccaagagatgtgggaacaggagcgaggccggtggagtgattggaaatgagcgacacctgctcgacccaccagtctcgagtcccatgggGGAGATGGAGTGATATAAAAccagagcgacgacagtgaaggacgaatgatgaccaggcctgggctttagttgtgttttgctgttttgtgtttattttgattattaaatcttatttgattgtccgccggttcccgcctcctccttcccgatgattatAGAGTTTGTACGTcgttacaatataaaatataacaaaaaagttttaatgACAGATTTTGCAGAAAGGGTACACTAGAAAACATTCTGTAAAATGAACTTTCTTGATTCTGGTGAATTAACACAACTAAAtagacataaataaatgaatcaaagttaataaaaagcattttaaattattaaaggtTTAAATAGCCAAGATTTTGCAGACAAAGGGGCAACAGTTGTATTAGAACAGAACAGAGCTGTATTAGAACAAAAACTAACATGTATTcagttaaataattttgtttaaactGACCTTGACATGTAAAGCGATGATGATCCACGGGCTGAAACGTCTCATTTGTCATTAAGTGGTCTTCCGCTTTGACAAAAAACATTTGTACTCCTTGCATTGCACCACTCTCAGAAGAAATCAGACTGTTTTGAGCCAAATTTGTAGAACGTTCTTCTACTTTAACATCAGCTGATGTGTTAGGCGAAGTCACTTTACTGGTATCCAATGAGGAGTTGGTCTTTAATGAGACCTTTAGgtaaatatgatatataatacATTACTTGACACAATAAATACTTAATACTTTCTAAAAGGGTTTAAAAGTCAATACTCAAATGTTAAAGGACAACATCTGAAGAGTCtaataaaacatgcaaaacacTCACCCTAATCTGATTTTGGGTGATTGGATTTTCCATATTTCTCTCTCGAGCAGTAAAGAATTTTTCCAGTATGATTCCAGGTGAACTTCCGTCTCGAACCAGCTCTCTAGATTCTTCAAATGAACTGTCTCCAGAGTTTACAATATCCATTACACTTGTGGTAACAGAATCCAACTCAAAAACAACCTGTTCCTCAGGACCCTCCTCAGAAGACAATGGTTGACAAGTTTCAGAGGCATTAACTCCATTCTTGTCATTTTGTTTGCTCTTTCCCTCCGGAGTATCAAGCATACACAGATGATAGAGAACCTTGCAATCTTGTGGCTCCTTATTTCcttctattttctttttacttCTGTTTTCTATGCTAGTTCTTCTTCCAAATGGTCTCTTGCTATGGCTTCTTCCAACTGCTTTCTTACCTCTTATTGCAGAATTTTCTCCCATCACTCTTTTATGATCATCAACTCTGCGTACAAGTACCtcctcttcttcttgctttatctCTGGTTCAGTAAGAAAATTTTGAGTCAGTACTACACTGACATCTTTTGCAGACTGAGAACTTTGATTGTGCACTTCATTTTCAAGCTCTTGAGAGTCACCTGAAACATTATTTATCTGAGTGTTGTCTTCCACATGGTTTTCACCAACCATTACTAAATTAACCTCTGAAGGCAGTTCTTCTTTAATTTCTTCCTCTGCTGCATCTTTGAGTTGAGCGCAAGATGTTTCTGTGATAGACTCGACCCCATTACTCTGATCTTTTTCTGACACATTATCTGGGGTTGAAGCCTGGGAAGGAATCTCACAAGCTTCTAAAGGATTCTGCTCAGGAGGCTGCTTAAGTCCAGAAACAATTCCTTCAAAATCTTTGACTCCTGCTTGTTCCTTTCCTTCAACACCACCAGAAGCAAGTGTTAAAGAAGGAGACTGACTTAACGCTGGGAATGATAGTCTTTCTCCCACAATCTCCCCCACCTCAGTCTCCATGTCCCAATCGGTTGCAACTTGAATTTCAAAGACATTAggggaaatacatttttcattaggACCAGGTCTTATGATTCGttttttagcaacatcaaatGTTTCATCTGGGAAGGACACCTTTCCAGCTGAGTGCCAGGATGCCATGTGTTCCTGTAAAGCAGACACTTCTGAGAATGTCTTTCCACAGTCCTGGCACCCAAGGGTAATTTGAGAATACGGGGGGCTCAAGGCAATTTCTTGGTCTGTCTTTGTAGGAGCTTTGCGTTTCCGTACAATTTTGGGCTTTGTAGACACAGAACCAGGGCTGTTCTCAACAGAGGGCATCTCAcctgattttgttttcttttggtgTGCTATATTCAAGGATTTGattgctgtttgttttgtttttttcagtaccTTATCACGCTTGTTTGGGGGTGATTTGTTGAGTTCAGTAGCATCCAACTTGTGCACCTTCAGCTGAGGCTGCTTGTGGCCTTTTAATATGAGCAAAGCTTGTTTATCTATGTGAGCCAGGTCTATAACATCAGGGCTAGATTTTCCCTTTGTAACTTTATGCTTGGGTAATTTGTGGGTATTCTTCTTAAAGTTATCACTTTGGCTCTTCCTATCCTTGGGTTTCTTGGGACATTTGTCTTCAGATTTCTTCCCctgcttctttttcttttgtacAGGTACCAGTGTTTCATTTTGGTGAGCCTTCTGGACTGAGTTTGCCTTCTCGTCCAAactgttttgattctttatttttctcttctGGGATTTCCCTTGTTTTGTTGCTTCTGTTTCTGCCAAAACAGTGTCTAATGAATTAGTAATTTGAGCTGTTGTCTTCACTGCTGCTTCTGAAGGACTTTCAATCTCCTTTCCCTTTTTATCTCTTTGCACTTTTTGGTTTAAATCTAGTTTATTGACATGCTGAGACAATATAGGAATTTGATCTTGATCACTAATTTTCTGGTTCTGGTTTTGATTGGTTTTTGAGGTTATTACCACCTTCGGTTTAGAGGATTTTTTCTTCTCACTTGGTCCGAATTTGACAACAAGCTTTTTGCTATTTGCCTTTTTTTAGTAATTACTTTTGATGAAGTATCAACTTTTTTGGTTGAGGCTAGCTGACCATCACATACTTTACTTGCTTCCTTAGTCTCTATTTTGTCAGCCAATtgtttcttagatttttttttctttgttggaaGTTTCTTCTGAACAAAACGGAAATCCTGTAAGCTGGCTCTAGTCTTGTCTTGTGTAAGCACAGAGCTTTGTTGAAGGTCAATTACGGTGTCATTCTGCACACTGTTGAGAGAATTGGGCTGAGAATGTGGTTCCACTGGCATGGATGGTTCTTTCTCTGATTTAGATCGGTCCTTTTGATCTTGGACTTCTTGAAGTTCTTGAGGATCACTTAATTTGACTATATTACACTGTTTACTTACCACCAGTGACTCAGATTCCACTGACAATTCTTTTGAATTTAGCATTTGTGCAGGACATGACATCTCTAAATGTTCCTCTGCTATTTGTGCCATCTCATTAACAGAATCATTCTGTGGTTTTTCACTCTGTAAAGATGTTTGATCCAGCAAAACCGAAGTATCAGTCTGCACTGGTATAAGTTCAAGGTGAATTTCATCCATTTCTATTTGGACCTCTGTTTGTGTCAGTTCAACAGCTGTTACTAGGGTCTCTGAGTTTTCTGATGAAATATTTGCTCCCTCTTGTGATAGAACATTTTCCTTTTGATGCAAATCTCCAATTTCTGCAGACAACTGAAGGTTAATTCGCTCTGTTTTTGATGAGTCTGTGTCAGATTTCTTACATTGTGTTGGCTGAATGGTTGATTTAGTAAAATTCACATGTAATGGTTGCATTAATGGCTGTTGATGGGGTGACCCAAAGTTGTGTGGCTGCAAAGGCAATATAACCAACTGATTCACTTTCTGTACATTGCCAAGTTTCTCAATTAGCCTTTTTATTTGCACAGGATCCAGCTTATCCATTCGCTCTGTTGTTTGTCCAACAGTTTCCATGATGAGAGTCTGTGATTGTCCATTTGCGGTCTGTGTCAGAGCAAGTCCAGTTGGCTTTAGTTGTGGCACCATCACAGCACTACTTTGTGACTCTTGAGAGTGTTTATTTCTGATGTGAAGAAGTTGTGCTTTAGAAGTCTTGAAGACTGCAGCACACTGTGAACATGGGAATTTCCTCACATTTTTTCCTGTAGAAAAAGAAAAGTACAAAGAAATCAAATTGTCAGCATAGCAACATTGACATTTAACAATCTGCAATGACACTGAACTgttaaatattagatttttaatgCGAGTGACGAAAGCACAGTATAATATAAGGGTGCACAATTTATTCAAACCATATTAGTTATCAGTAGATATTAGAATTTGAGTTATTGGTATTGTGCATTTCAGCAGATATTGGATATAAGGTTACCCATGAAGTCTTTTTAATGCTTTAAGGTTTTGGTCATTTACCTTTATCCCTCTTTTTCTTTGAACTGATTGAAGCATTTGTCTGGTTATCCTGGTTATCTTCTTTCTGATGTTTTTCTAAGTGGTGTTGAAGAGACTTGGATGCAGAAAACTTTCTACCACAGTGTTTGTGTATGCAAACAAAAGGCTTTTCCTCTGTGTGTACCCGTTGGTGGTATCTGAGCAAAGTAAAGGTTTTGAAAGGCTTGCCACACTCTGCACAGGTGTATCCATGTTTGCtgaagtgaattttttttttgtgacttgtTAGTTCACAGGATCTGTAGAAGGCCTCACTACAAAAAGGGCACTTGAATCGCTCATTACCTGTGTGTGTGCGTTGATGGGCCATGAGCTCTGTGGAGGTGGTGAAATGCTGATCACAAACATAGCAAGTAAAGAGAGcatctcccagcatgcattgctgatATTCTGCAGGGTGGCTCATTTTAAGGTGCCGTTCTTTGCTTTTGGAGTCACTGAAGATGATGTGACATTCTAGGCACTGCAG encodes:
- the LOC128030685 gene encoding uncharacterized protein LOC128030685 isoform X2 — protein: MPSVENSPGSVSTKPKIVRKRKAPTKTDQEIALSPPYSQITLGCQDCGKTFSEVSALQEHMASWHSAGKVSFPDETFDVAKKRIIRPGPNEKCISPNVFEIQVATDWDMETEVGEIVGERLSFPALSQSPSLTLASGGVEGKEQAGVKDFEGIVSGLKQPPEQNPLEACEIPSQASTPDNVSEKDQSNGVESITETSCAQLKDAAEEEIKEELPSEVNLVMVGENHVEDNTQINNVSGDSQELENEVHNQSSQSAKDVSVVLTQNFLTEPEIKQEEEEVLVRRVDDHKRVMGENSAIRGKKAVGRSHSKRPFGRRTSIENRSKKKIEGNKEPQDCKVLYHLCMLDTPEGKSKQNDKNGVNASETCQPLSSEEGPEEQVVFELDSVTTSVMDIVNSGDSSFEESRELVRDGSSPGIILEKFFTARERNMENPITQNQIRVSLKTNSSLDTSKVTSPNTSADVKVEERSTNLAQNSLISSESGAMQGVQMFFVKAEDHLMTNETFQPVDHHRFTCQDKTTYRNRDGTSSDSHVVPLQSCSKQCTFYPVKEEEREHLVEPPQVDQTFLNLGELAGTSSGIEECEEVRVGSVQMDMQNLYTASEEGDVSAERQRIQGFLEFLSENSDMDDADNVHSEPEAETIVMSCYHGIQSKGTVHQSGVERCGPSGRTFRNMGVSPTRHTEPERQLNWKPINYFNQYFSLDTWNEIAVYTRETSKLPNLITEKEVAQYVGIHIAMGTLKFPSTKLYWEDCTRVPLISDAMSASKFCELARKLKLASSGGASVETSSDQESDERNRDQLEQSNEAHSNEEAHNCTNLKTDPLWKVMPLIRSVQDGCQALKRHGNYGVDQYPLPFQRHPTHSLLHTVVINGEGLVVDFILSVDDSNREDVVEKMVSIGKERNEGMVFLCKPELSTPSMLEHLLAAGVQSAGKVGGARGQIGDEFVSSDGKLKLFRCHHGFILSAVVKEKCHSTSLVSGFERAIKFANLNRDLRSLYRTPCTNSAVSAWPQSVLWDLIDLVLVNAWIQYKQDYSHITDLLSLMAFRLEVAKALILSSGVDAQDSSTPCPPALKLHGPYTNSRPSQVFETPLPDEHTRFDGFGHWPEQLAEGEEARRCRFGGCERTSRVRCLKCCVFLCISRNHNCFLKFHSEGSS
- the LOC128030685 gene encoding uncharacterized protein LOC128030685 isoform X1, with translation MPSVENSPGSVSTKPKIVRKRKAPTKTDQEIALSPPYSQITLGCQDCGKTFSEVSALQEHMASWHSAGKVSFPDETFDVAKKRIIRPGPNEKCISPNVFEIQVATDWDMETEVGEIVGERLSFPALSQSPSLTLASGGVEGKEQAGVKDFEGIVSGLKQPPEQNPLEACEIPSQASTPDNVSEKDQSNGVESITETSCAQLKDAAEEEIKEELPSEVNLVMVGENHVEDNTQINNVSGDSQELENEVHNQSSQSAKDVSVVLTQNFLTEPEIKQEEEEVLVRRVDDHKRVMGENSAIRGKKAVGRSHSKRPFGRRTSIENRSKKKIEGNKEPQDCKVLYHLCMLDTPEGKSKQNDKNGVNASETCQPLSSEEGPEEQVVFELDSVTTSVMDIVNSGDSSFEESRELVRDGSSPGIILEKFFTARERNMENPITQNQIRVSLKTNSSLDTSKVTSPNTSADVKVEERSTNLAQNSLISSESGAMQGVQMFFVKAEDHLMTNETFQPVDHHRFTCQDKTTYRNRDGTSSDSHVVPLQSCSKQCTFYPVKEEEREHLVEPPQVDQTFLNLGELAGTSSGIEECEEVRVGSVQMDMQNLYTASEEGDVSAERQRIQGFLEFLSENSDMDDADNVHSEPEAETIVMSCYHGIQSKGTVHQSGVERCGPSGRTNMGVSPTRHTEPERQLNWKPINYFNQYFSLDTWNEIAVYTRETSKLPNLITEKEVAQYVGIHIAMGTLKFPSTKLYWEDCTRVPLISDAMSASKFCELARKLKLASSGGASVETSSDQESDERNRDQLEQSNEAHSNEEAHNCTNLKTDPLWKVMPLIRSVQDGCQALKRHGNYGVDQYPLPFQRHPTHSLLHTVVINGEGLVVDFILSVDDSNREDVVEKMVSIGKERNEGMVFLCKPELSTPSMLEHLLAAGVQSAGKVGGARGQIGDEFVSSDGKLKLFRCHHGFILSAVVKEKCHSTSLVSGFERAIKFANLNRDLRSLYRTPCTNSAVSAWPQSVLWDLIDLVLVNAWIQYKQDYSHITDLLSLMAFRLEVAKALILSSGVDAQDSSTPCPPALKLHGPYTNSRPSQVFETPLPDEHTRFDGFGHWPEQLAEGEEARRCRFGGCERTSRVRCLKCCVFLCISRNHNCFLKFHSEGSS